A stretch of Spirosoma oryzicola DNA encodes these proteins:
- a CDS encoding xanthine dehydrogenase family protein molybdopterin-binding subunit, translating into MSNAIGKPLSRVDGRAKVTGSAKYAAEYNVPELTYGYVISSAIAKGKITSIDDSEALKLDGVLKVFTHENRPHTAWFDISYKDQDAPPGSPFRPLEDATIKYSGQPIALVVAETFELARYAAGLIQVQYETEEHNTDLEAHLSKAHKPSVGVASLLKPPPPKPRGDFDGAYSSSDAKVAESYVHAVEHHNPMELFGSTVVYEKDGKLTIYDKTQGATNSKMYVTQVFGLSSDDVRVISPFMGGGFGSGLRPQYQLFFAVMAARDLQRSVRVSLTRQQMFTFGHRPATVQNIALGGSKDGKLNALYHQAFGETSQFEDYTEVVVNWGGMLYPVENVTLDYKLVSLDFNSPLDMRAPGGVTGMAALEVAIDELAYKIGIDPLEFRLKNYTEKDMNEDRPYSSKELRACFLQGAERFGWSDRNPQPRSMRKGHNLIGWGMATGIWDSNQMPARAEAVLTVNGRLRVSSASADIGTGTYTIMTQIAAETLGMPVEDVFFKLGDSEMPFAPISGGSWTAATVGSAVKNVCEELGKKLFKLAKKMPNSPFADVKHEQIEFADKHLRLKSDPSVAVSLQAIVDQNNGRAVSETATSLPNLLEQRKYTRSTHSAVFVEVQVDEDLGAVKVTRAVTAVAGGRILNPKTARSQIIGGMVWGISKALEEESAVDHRFGRFMNHNLAEYHVAVNADIHDLDVIFVDEVDTIVNPLGVKGLGEIGIVGMPAAVANAIYHATGKRVRDLPIQIDKLL; encoded by the coding sequence ATGAGCAATGCAATTGGAAAGCCCCTCAGCCGTGTTGATGGTCGGGCAAAAGTAACAGGAAGTGCCAAATATGCTGCCGAATATAATGTGCCGGAGTTGACCTACGGTTATGTTATCTCGAGTGCTATAGCCAAAGGTAAAATCACCAGTATTGACGATAGCGAAGCACTAAAGCTGGACGGTGTTTTAAAGGTGTTTACGCACGAGAACCGACCACATACCGCCTGGTTCGATATCAGTTACAAAGATCAGGACGCGCCACCGGGCTCACCGTTTCGCCCTCTGGAAGATGCGACCATCAAGTACAGCGGTCAGCCGATAGCGCTGGTCGTGGCTGAGACGTTTGAATTAGCGCGCTATGCGGCTGGCCTGATCCAGGTTCAATACGAAACAGAAGAACACAACACCGATCTAGAGGCTCATTTGTCCAAAGCACACAAGCCATCTGTTGGTGTTGCGTCCTTGTTGAAACCACCACCGCCAAAACCACGGGGCGACTTTGATGGTGCTTACAGCAGTTCCGACGCAAAAGTTGCCGAGAGCTACGTCCACGCCGTTGAGCACCACAACCCGATGGAGCTGTTTGGCTCGACGGTTGTCTACGAAAAAGACGGAAAGCTGACCATCTATGACAAAACCCAGGGAGCGACGAACAGCAAGATGTACGTAACCCAGGTATTTGGTCTTTCTTCGGATGATGTACGAGTCATTTCTCCGTTCATGGGCGGGGGCTTTGGGTCGGGGTTGCGGCCCCAGTATCAGTTGTTTTTTGCGGTTATGGCCGCGCGTGACTTGCAGCGTTCAGTACGCGTTTCGTTGACGCGCCAGCAAATGTTTACGTTTGGTCACCGTCCGGCAACGGTTCAGAACATCGCGCTTGGTGGTTCGAAAGATGGTAAGCTCAATGCGTTATACCATCAGGCCTTCGGCGAAACATCGCAGTTTGAAGACTATACGGAAGTGGTCGTTAACTGGGGTGGTATGTTGTACCCGGTCGAGAATGTCACGCTTGACTACAAACTGGTTTCGCTTGATTTCAATAGCCCCCTCGATATGCGGGCACCCGGTGGTGTGACAGGCATGGCAGCCCTTGAAGTAGCTATCGATGAATTAGCCTATAAGATCGGGATCGATCCGCTGGAGTTTCGGTTAAAAAACTATACCGAAAAAGACATGAACGAGGATCGGCCTTATTCCAGTAAGGAACTACGGGCCTGCTTTCTGCAAGGTGCCGAACGGTTTGGCTGGTCCGACCGCAATCCACAACCCCGCTCCATGCGCAAGGGACATAACCTGATCGGGTGGGGAATGGCTACGGGGATTTGGGATTCTAACCAGATGCCCGCTCGTGCGGAAGCAGTACTAACGGTCAACGGCAGACTACGCGTCAGCAGTGCTTCGGCGGATATCGGTACCGGAACGTACACGATCATGACGCAAATTGCAGCCGAAACGTTAGGGATGCCCGTGGAGGATGTGTTTTTCAAACTGGGTGATTCCGAGATGCCGTTTGCTCCGATTTCGGGAGGGTCCTGGACCGCTGCCACTGTAGGCTCTGCCGTGAAGAACGTCTGCGAAGAACTAGGCAAGAAGCTGTTTAAGCTAGCGAAAAAAATGCCCAATTCGCCGTTTGCCGATGTGAAGCACGAGCAAATCGAATTTGCGGACAAACACCTTCGGTTGAAAAGCGACCCGTCGGTAGCGGTTTCGTTGCAGGCTATTGTCGATCAGAACAATGGTCGGGCCGTCTCAGAAACGGCCACATCACTGCCTAATTTGCTAGAACAACGTAAATACACCCGTAGCACTCACTCGGCGGTGTTCGTTGAGGTGCAGGTGGACGAAGACCTCGGAGCCGTGAAAGTTACCAGAGCCGTAACCGCTGTGGCTGGGGGACGTATCCTGAATCCGAAAACGGCGCGTAGTCAGATTATCGGTGGTATGGTGTGGGGTATCAGTAAGGCTTTGGAAGAAGAAAGCGCTGTTGATCATCGGTTTGGGCGCTTTATGAATCATAACCTCGCCGAATACCACGTAGCGGTCAACGCCGATATTCACGACCTGGACGTAATTTTCGTCGATGAAGTGGATACGATTGTTAACCCATTAGGCGTCAAAGGGTTGGGGGAGATCGGTATTGTTGGTATGCCAGCCGCCGTTGCCAATGCCATCTACCACGCTACCGGCAAGCGCGTGCGGGATTTGCCAATCCAGATTGACAAACTCTTGTAG
- a CDS encoding SPW repeat domain-containing protein, with protein sequence MEKPITRKQHGFTDYSYIPLVAAAPVLASFENEPTAVTLTRVLSGSILASSLFTRAEWGLVKALPFKAHLAADTAVGVLAASAPWLFGFANNTRARNTFLAIGAFGIMAGLLSKPEEMP encoded by the coding sequence ATGGAAAAACCAATCACCCGCAAGCAACACGGCTTCACGGATTATAGCTACATACCACTGGTAGCAGCTGCCCCCGTGCTGGCTAGCTTCGAGAACGAACCAACGGCCGTTACATTAACTCGGGTTTTAAGCGGCAGTATTCTCGCGTCGAGCTTGTTCACACGTGCTGAATGGGGTCTTGTCAAAGCATTACCCTTTAAGGCGCATCTGGCTGCTGATACGGCTGTTGGCGTACTGGCGGCATCGGCTCCCTGGCTATTTGGCTTTGCAAACAATACGCGCGCGCGAAACACATTCCTAGCGATAGGCGCTTTTGGGATAATGGCCGGGTTACTGTCAAAACCTGAAGAAATGCCTTAG
- a CDS encoding DUF983 domain-containing protein: MSTHSRIYSILFNKCPRCQEGDFFVTKSAFSRHFDQMHERCPHCGENFMPEPGFYWASMFVSYALFTLWILLTFFVAVSWLNVDLDYYLMGLIPSIILLTPYFFRLARRTWLALFVSPKPVHKPI; encoded by the coding sequence ATGTCAACTCATAGTCGTATATACAGCATCTTATTCAATAAATGTCCTCGCTGCCAGGAGGGTGACTTCTTTGTCACAAAAAGCGCCTTTAGCCGTCATTTCGACCAGATGCACGAGCGTTGCCCCCACTGTGGCGAGAACTTTATGCCTGAACCCGGATTTTATTGGGCGTCCATGTTCGTTAGTTATGCGCTTTTCACCCTCTGGATCCTACTGACCTTCTTTGTAGCGGTGAGCTGGCTTAACGTTGATCTTGATTACTATTTGATGGGACTGATTCCTTCCATCATTTTGCTCACACCCTATTTCTTCCGATTGGCGCGCCGAACCTGGCTAGCTCTGTTCGTATCCCCCAAACCTGTTCACAAACCTATATAA
- a CDS encoding helix-turn-helix domain-containing protein, which translates to MAKSVPVYKLASFPRHEPNAPFYMTRLEKLVQEFKRIGDSHSHTFYLMMWITHGSGTHTIDFKTHEVKPFQLYFLTPGQVHSWQLSADIQGYDLFFEANFLRSRFGNRLHEYPFYHSHQHQPLLNVTDQRKLVGDLFTHAWDEYDQHQANRSDVFLSYLHLMLETANRIYNQQWPGADTLFYDHIRQYEDLLEHQFLTVREVNEYAAQMNLSPNYLNHICKSVLGKTASQLLYERLIVEAQRLLTHTNQSVKEIAFRLGFEDPSYFVRFFKKHTRQTPAEFRQNASIHR; encoded by the coding sequence ATGGCAAAATCTGTCCCGGTCTATAAACTAGCGTCATTTCCCCGCCACGAACCTAACGCACCGTTTTACATGACCCGGCTGGAGAAGCTGGTCCAGGAATTCAAACGGATTGGCGATTCGCATTCGCACACGTTTTACCTGATGATGTGGATCACGCACGGAAGCGGAACTCATACCATCGACTTCAAGACCCACGAAGTCAAACCTTTCCAGCTTTATTTTCTCACGCCGGGGCAAGTGCACAGTTGGCAGTTATCAGCCGATATTCAAGGCTATGACCTGTTTTTTGAAGCTAATTTCCTGCGTAGCCGCTTTGGCAACCGACTGCACGAGTACCCTTTTTACCACTCCCACCAACATCAGCCGCTCCTGAACGTAACGGACCAACGAAAGCTGGTGGGTGATTTGTTTACGCATGCCTGGGACGAGTATGACCAGCATCAGGCAAACCGGTCCGATGTGTTTTTGTCCTATCTGCATCTGATGCTAGAAACGGCTAATCGAATTTACAACCAGCAGTGGCCGGGAGCCGATACATTGTTTTATGACCACATCCGTCAATACGAAGATTTGCTGGAACATCAATTTCTGACGGTTCGTGAAGTCAACGAGTACGCAGCCCAGATGAATTTGTCGCCTAATTACCTGAATCACATCTGCAAAAGTGTACTTGGTAAGACGGCCAGCCAGTTGTTGTACGAACGCCTGATCGTTGAAGCTCAACGCTTGTTAACGCATACCAATCAATCGGTCAAGGAGATTGCTTTCCGATTAGGCTTTGAAGACCCTTCCTACTTCGTCCGGTTTTTCAAAAAACACACGCGGCAAACGCCCGCCGAGTTTCGCCAAAACGCATCGATCCATCGTTGA